Proteins found in one Lates calcarifer isolate ASB-BC8 linkage group LG8, TLL_Latcal_v3, whole genome shotgun sequence genomic segment:
- the npm1b gene encoding nucleophosmin 1b, translated as MEDDISDVSRPQMYLFGCTLKSDKREFKVDVDDDDTEQQLSLKAVCLGAEAEDKFHMVEVEGLTYDGKTTKVPLVVLKPSVLPSMSLGGFEITPPVTFRLQSGSGPVHISGQHFVSVKDSEDEEEENNTSPVKRPASLMSGKKPPLKKLKMDSDDDDEEDSDEDDEDDDEDDDSDENAVKPQKNVGKELKKSPESSAKKPSKTPVKQNGPAGKPSGSAVKPQIKTPAPGKDKLQAGPSKSPSLTEIKSKLSTAAKEGKPLPKTEQKFENFVRSSFKISDKKVVKDLWSFVQTLKIEKK; from the exons ATGGAGGACGATATCTCAGATGTGAGCAGACCACAAATGTACTTGTTTG gtTGCACCCTAAAATCGGACAAGCGAGAGTTCAAAGTTGACGTAGACGACGATGATACGGAGCAACAGCTGTCACTCAAAGCC GTGTGTCTGGGAGCTGAGGCTGAGGATAAGTTCCACATGGTGGAAGTCGAGGGCCTCACTTACGATGGAAAAACGACCAAAGTGCCACTGGTTGTCCTGAAGCCGTCCGTCCTGCCGTCT ATGAGTTTAGGTGGATTTGAAATCACTCCTCCAGTTACCTTCCGTCTTCAGTCTGGCTCCGGACCAGTTCATATCAGCGGGCAGCACTTTGTTA gTGTGAAGGAttcagaggatgaggaggaggagaacaacaCATCGCCAGTCAAACGACCTGCAAGTCTGATGTCTGGGAAGAAGCCTCCATTG AAAAAACTGAAGATGGATTctgatgacgatgatgaagaAGACAGTGACGAAGATGATGAAGA tgatgatgaagatgacgaCAGTGATGAAAATGCTGTGAAGCCTCAGAAGAATGTTGGAAAAGAGCTCAAAAAA AGCCCAGAGTCTTCAGCAAAGAAGCCCAGCAAGACTCCAGTGAAACAAAACGGCCCTGCAGGAAAGCCATCAGGATCAGCAGTCAAACCACAGATTAAG ACACCTGCcccaggaaaagacaaactccAGGCCGGCCCGTCTAAGTCTCCCTCTCTGACTGAGATTAAGAGCAAGTTGTCAACTGCAGCCAAAGAG GGAAAACCCCTACCGAAGACAGAGCAGAAGTTTGAGAATTTCGTGAGGAGTTCTTTTAAAATCTCCGACAAAAAA GTGGTTAAGGACCTCTGGAGTTTTGTACAAACACTGAAGATTGAGAAGAAGTAA
- the tlx2 gene encoding T-cell leukemia homeobox protein 2 isoform X2, whose amino-acid sequence MEHTGIEEVNQTHQQQHEPISFGIDQILNSSDQSSGCMLPNRTGDPDYALASNVYSNGYNSVYNPACSMAAAAGLAGSYNVNMNMNVSMNMNMNVNVNSGGAGGVIRVPAHRPMPPPPPPPAAAAPHPPPSTHPPGIGPGIPSVPGMGMGNAANFTFPWMESSRRFAKDRLTGEQAEESRAGEATGGLGAAGSLCPLPKGDIGRVPVWSTVETLAKCYYPELAHLRDGNGLLADYPFPKGACPAALSPFSVTRRIGHPYQNRTPPKRKKPRTSFSRVQICELEKRFHRQKYLASAERATLAKALKMTDAQVKTWFQNRRTKWRRQTAEEREAERQQANRLMLQLQQEAFQKTLSQPLQPDPLCLHNSSLYALQNLQPWAEDNKLSV is encoded by the exons ATGGAGCACACCGGGATCGAGGAGGTGAACCAGAcgcaccagcagcagcatgaaCCCATCAGCTTCGGGATCGACCAAATCCTGAACAGCTCGGACCAATCCAGCGGCTGCATGCTGCCCAACCGGACCGGCGACCCGGATTACGCGCTGGCCTCCAACGTCTACAGCAACGGGTACAACAGCGTGTACAACCCGGCCTGCTCCATGGCTGCGGCGGCGGGTCTGGCCGGCTCCTACAACgtcaacatgaacatgaacgTCAgtatgaacatgaacatgaacgTTAACGTGAACTCGGGCGGCGCGGGAGGGGTGATCAGGGTGCCGGCGCACAGACCCATGCCACCTCCGCCTCCGCCGCCCGCCGCCGCCGCGCCTCATCCGCCCCCTTCGACGCATCCGCCGGGCATCGGACCCGGCATCCCCTCGGTGCCCGGGATGGGGATGGGAAATGCGGCAAACTTCACCTTCCCGTGGATGGAGAGCAGTAGGAGGTTTGCCAAGGACAGATTAACAG GGGAGCAGGCAGAGGAGAGCCGAGCCGGAGAGGCCACAGGGGGCCTGGGGGCCGCCGggtccctctgtcctctccccaAGGGAGACATCGGCAGGGTCCCTGTCTGGAGCACTGTGGAGACATTAGCCAAATGCTATTACCCCGAGCTCGCTCACCTGCGAGACGGCAATGGCCTTCTAGCAGACTATCCTTTCCCAAAGGGGGCTTGCCCAG CTGCCCTCTCGCCCTTCTCTGTGACCCGCCGCATTGGCCACCCTTACCAGAACCGGACGCCGCCCAAGAGGAAAAAGCCTCGCACCTCATTCAGCCGGGTGCAGATATGCGAGCTGGAGAAACGTTTTCACCGGCAGAAGTACCTGGCGTCAGCTGAGCGCGCCACTTTGGCTAAGGCCCTGAAGATGACAGATGCACAAGTCAAGACCTGGTTTCAGAACAGACGGACAAAATGGCG GAGACAGACTgcggaggagagagaggcagagaggcagcaggCCAACCGGCTGatgctgcagcttcagcaggaAGCTTTCCAGAAGACGTTGAGCCAGCCTCTGCAGCCGGACCCACTCTGCCTGCACAACTCCTCCCTCTACGCCCTGCAGAACCTGCAGCCCTGGGCAGAAGACAATAAG CTGTCGGTCTAA
- the tlx2 gene encoding T-cell leukemia homeobox protein 2 isoform X1, giving the protein MEHTGIEEVNQTHQQQHEPISFGIDQILNSSDQSSGCMLPNRTGDPDYALASNVYSNGYNSVYNPACSMAAAAGLAGSYNVNMNMNVSMNMNMNVNVNSGGAGGVIRVPAHRPMPPPPPPPAAAAPHPPPSTHPPGIGPGIPSVPGMGMGNAANFTFPWMESSRRFAKDRLTGEQAEESRAGEATGGLGAAGSLCPLPKGDIGRVPVWSTVETLAKCYYPELAHLRDGNGLLADYPFPKGACPAALSPFSVTRRIGHPYQNRTPPKRKKPRTSFSRVQICELEKRFHRQKYLASAERATLAKALKMTDAQVKTWFQNRRTKWRRQTAEEREAERQQANRLMLQLQQEAFQKTLSQPLQPDPLCLHNSSLYALQNLQPWAEDNKVTSVTSVASVV; this is encoded by the exons ATGGAGCACACCGGGATCGAGGAGGTGAACCAGAcgcaccagcagcagcatgaaCCCATCAGCTTCGGGATCGACCAAATCCTGAACAGCTCGGACCAATCCAGCGGCTGCATGCTGCCCAACCGGACCGGCGACCCGGATTACGCGCTGGCCTCCAACGTCTACAGCAACGGGTACAACAGCGTGTACAACCCGGCCTGCTCCATGGCTGCGGCGGCGGGTCTGGCCGGCTCCTACAACgtcaacatgaacatgaacgTCAgtatgaacatgaacatgaacgTTAACGTGAACTCGGGCGGCGCGGGAGGGGTGATCAGGGTGCCGGCGCACAGACCCATGCCACCTCCGCCTCCGCCGCCCGCCGCCGCCGCGCCTCATCCGCCCCCTTCGACGCATCCGCCGGGCATCGGACCCGGCATCCCCTCGGTGCCCGGGATGGGGATGGGAAATGCGGCAAACTTCACCTTCCCGTGGATGGAGAGCAGTAGGAGGTTTGCCAAGGACAGATTAACAG GGGAGCAGGCAGAGGAGAGCCGAGCCGGAGAGGCCACAGGGGGCCTGGGGGCCGCCGggtccctctgtcctctccccaAGGGAGACATCGGCAGGGTCCCTGTCTGGAGCACTGTGGAGACATTAGCCAAATGCTATTACCCCGAGCTCGCTCACCTGCGAGACGGCAATGGCCTTCTAGCAGACTATCCTTTCCCAAAGGGGGCTTGCCCAG CTGCCCTCTCGCCCTTCTCTGTGACCCGCCGCATTGGCCACCCTTACCAGAACCGGACGCCGCCCAAGAGGAAAAAGCCTCGCACCTCATTCAGCCGGGTGCAGATATGCGAGCTGGAGAAACGTTTTCACCGGCAGAAGTACCTGGCGTCAGCTGAGCGCGCCACTTTGGCTAAGGCCCTGAAGATGACAGATGCACAAGTCAAGACCTGGTTTCAGAACAGACGGACAAAATGGCG GAGACAGACTgcggaggagagagaggcagagaggcagcaggCCAACCGGCTGatgctgcagcttcagcaggaAGCTTTCCAGAAGACGTTGAGCCAGCCTCTGCAGCCGGACCCACTCTGCCTGCACAACTCCTCCCTCTACGCCCTGCAGAACCTGCAGCCCTGGGCAGAAGACAATAAGGTGACCTCCGTCACCTCCGTGGCATCTGTagtgtga
- the tlx2 gene encoding T-cell leukemia homeobox protein 2 isoform X3, translating into MEHTGIEEVNQTHQQQHEPISFGIDQILNSSDQSSGCMLPNRTGDPDYALASNVYSNGYNSVYNPACSMAAAAGLAGSYNVNMNMNVSMNMNMNVNVNSGGAGGVIRVPAHRPMPPPPPPPAAAAPHPPPSTHPPGIGPGIPSVPGMGMGNAANFTFPWMESSRRFAKDRLTAALSPFSVTRRIGHPYQNRTPPKRKKPRTSFSRVQICELEKRFHRQKYLASAERATLAKALKMTDAQVKTWFQNRRTKWRRQTAEEREAERQQANRLMLQLQQEAFQKTLSQPLQPDPLCLHNSSLYALQNLQPWAEDNKVTSVTSVASVV; encoded by the exons ATGGAGCACACCGGGATCGAGGAGGTGAACCAGAcgcaccagcagcagcatgaaCCCATCAGCTTCGGGATCGACCAAATCCTGAACAGCTCGGACCAATCCAGCGGCTGCATGCTGCCCAACCGGACCGGCGACCCGGATTACGCGCTGGCCTCCAACGTCTACAGCAACGGGTACAACAGCGTGTACAACCCGGCCTGCTCCATGGCTGCGGCGGCGGGTCTGGCCGGCTCCTACAACgtcaacatgaacatgaacgTCAgtatgaacatgaacatgaacgTTAACGTGAACTCGGGCGGCGCGGGAGGGGTGATCAGGGTGCCGGCGCACAGACCCATGCCACCTCCGCCTCCGCCGCCCGCCGCCGCCGCGCCTCATCCGCCCCCTTCGACGCATCCGCCGGGCATCGGACCCGGCATCCCCTCGGTGCCCGGGATGGGGATGGGAAATGCGGCAAACTTCACCTTCCCGTGGATGGAGAGCAGTAGGAGGTTTGCCAAGGACAGATTAACAG CTGCCCTCTCGCCCTTCTCTGTGACCCGCCGCATTGGCCACCCTTACCAGAACCGGACGCCGCCCAAGAGGAAAAAGCCTCGCACCTCATTCAGCCGGGTGCAGATATGCGAGCTGGAGAAACGTTTTCACCGGCAGAAGTACCTGGCGTCAGCTGAGCGCGCCACTTTGGCTAAGGCCCTGAAGATGACAGATGCACAAGTCAAGACCTGGTTTCAGAACAGACGGACAAAATGGCG GAGACAGACTgcggaggagagagaggcagagaggcagcaggCCAACCGGCTGatgctgcagcttcagcaggaAGCTTTCCAGAAGACGTTGAGCCAGCCTCTGCAGCCGGACCCACTCTGCCTGCACAACTCCTCCCTCTACGCCCTGCAGAACCTGCAGCCCTGGGCAGAAGACAATAAGGTGACCTCCGTCACCTCCGTGGCATCTGTagtgtga